The following are from one region of the Centroberyx gerrardi isolate f3 chromosome 16, fCenGer3.hap1.cur.20231027, whole genome shotgun sequence genome:
- the atp11c gene encoding phospholipid-transporting ATPase 11C isoform X2, which translates to MLRRRLNRLLGGDERRVDSRTIYVGHRPCPATEAFIPPKFCDNRIVSSKYTVWNFLPKNLFEQFRRIANFYFLIIFLVQVIVDTPTSPVTSGLPLFFVITVTAIKQGYEDWLRHKADNEVNKYLVTVLEDGRRIRKESEKIKVGDVVEVEEDETFPCDLILLQSSRDDDTCFVTTASLDGESNHKTHYTVPDTEKDLESLNATIECEQPQPDLYKFVGRMHIYKNDQEPAVRSLGPENLLLKGATLKNTQKICGVAVYTGMETKMALNYQGKSQKRSAVEKSINAFLLVYLCILVSKALVCTTLKYVWQNKPGQDEPWYNQKTQREKDTNLYLKMFTDFLSFMVLFNFIIPVSMYVTVEMQKFLGSFFITWDKDFFDPEIQEGALVNTSDLNEELGQVEYVFTDKTGTLTQNNMEFIECCIDGFQYKYRDAGSELDGFCVTDGPVSKLQQKAGREKEDLFLRALCLCHTVQVKESAGPGQGQEDGLTDQVDGLELDGEVVRPEEQRGFIASSPDEVALVKGAMRYGFTFLGLESKNMKILNRNNDVEVYELLHVLNFDPVRRRMSVIVRSKSGDTLLFCKGADSSIFPRVRQEEVDRIRTHVERNATEGYRTLCVAYKQLSADEYAQADAGLREARLALQDREEKLMAVYNQVETGMSLIGATAVEDRLQEEAAETMEALQGSGMKVWVLTGDKMETAKSTCYACRLFQRNTELLELTVRTLEDGGRKREERLHELLLDYHKKAVQDAPPAKAGVTRSWSTTNQDYGFIIDGATLSMVLNSSHDSNSSRYKSLFLQICQNCTAVLCCRMAPLQKAQIVKMVKNSKGGPITLSIGDGANDVSMILEAHVGIGIKGKEGRQAVRNSDYAIPKLKHLKKLLLAHGHLYYVRIAHLVQYFFYKNLCFILPQFLYQFFCGYSQQPLYDAAYLTMYNICFTSMPILAYSLLEQHICIEVLLDNATLYRGIAKNAMLRWGPFLYWTLLGVFHGLLFFFGVRYLFSNPALQDNGQVFGNWSYGTIVFTVLVFTVTLKLALDTRHWTWINHFVIWGSLAFYVFFSFFWGGIIWPFLRQQRLYFVFATMLSSVSAWLVIVLLILLSLLPDILLVVLRKPRGPHARQKPVESSVGGPQSPRSSARPLLMRTFSDESNTVI; encoded by the exons CTTGGTGGTGATGAGAGAAGGGTAGACAGTAGGACTATCTACGTTGGCCACCGGCCGTGCCCTGCCACTGAGGCATTCATCCCACCCAAGTTCTGTGATAACAGGATTGTGTCCTCCAAg tatacagtatggaACTTTCTGCCAAAGAACCTGTTTGAACAGTTTAGAAGAATTGCCAATTTCTACTTCCTTATCATCTTCCTGGTGCAG GTGATAGTGGACACCCCCACCAGCCCAGTCACCAGTGGCCTACCCTTATTTTTTGTGATCACAGTAACAGCTATCAAGCAG GGATATGAAGACTGGCTGCGGCACAAGGCAGACAACGAGGTGAATAAGTACCTGGTGACAGTGCTAGAGGACGGCCGGAGAATACGGAAGGAGAGTGAGAAAATCAAG GTTGGAgatgtggtggaggtggaggaggacgagACCTTTCCCTGTGATTTGATACTGCTGCAATCTAGCCGGGATGATGACACCTGCTTCGTGACCACAGCCAGTCTGGATGGAGAGTCCAACCATAAA ACACACTACACAGTGCCAGACACAGAGAAGGATCTGGAATCTCTCAACGCCACCATCGAGTGCGAGCAGCCGCAGCCTGACCTCTACAA GTTTGTTGGCCGAATGCACATATACAAGAACGATCAGGAGCCTGCAGTGAG GTCTTTGGGCCCAGAGAACCTGCTCCTGAAAGGGGCTACTTTGAAGAACACTCAGAAAATCTGTG GTGTTGCAGTTTACACCGGCATGGAGACAAAGATGGCTCTCAACTACCAGGGCAAGTCTCAGAAACGCTCTGCAGTAGAGAA GTCCATCAATGCCTTCCTTCTGGTTTACCTTTGCATCTTGGTGAGCAAGGCCCTGGTGTGCACTACACTCAAGTATGTGTGGCAGAACAAACCTGGGCAGGATGAGCCTTGGTACAACCAGAAGACCCAAAGAGAGAAGGACACCAATCTG TACCTGAAGATGTTCACTGACTTCCTGTCCTTCATGGTGCTCTTCAACTTCATCATCCCTGTGTCCATGTATGTGACTGTGGAGATGCAGAAGTTCTTGGGCTCCTTCTTCATCACCTGGGACAAGGACTTCTTTGACCCTGAAATCCAGGAGGGTGCACTGGTCAACACCTCAGACCTCAACGAGGAGCTGGGACAG GTGGAGTACGTCTTCACAGACAAGACAGGCACTCTCACTCAGAACAACATGGAGTTCATCGAATGCTGCATCGATGGTTTCCAATACAAGTACCGGGACGCAGGCTCAGAGTTGGACGGATTCTGTGTCACAGATGGGCCTGTGAGCAAGCTGCAGCAGAAAGCTGGCAGG GAAAAGGAAGACCTGTTTCTGCGGGCACTGTGTCTGTGCCACACAGTGCAGGTGAAGGAGTCTGCAGGACCGGGTCAGGGCCAAGAGGATGGACTGACAGACCAGGTGGATGGCTTGGAGCTGGATGGAGAGGTGGTTCGaccagaggagcagagaggcttCATAGCCTCCTCACCTGATGAGGTGGCTCTGGTCAAGGGTGCCATGAG GTATGGCTTCACATTCCTTGGTCTGGAAAGCAAGAACATGAAAATTCTGAACAGGAACAATGATGTTGAAGT GTATGAGCTGCTTCATGTGTTGAACTTTGACCCAGTGCGAAGGCGAATGAGTGTAATAGTCAGATCTAAATCAG GTGATACTCTGCTCTTCTGTAAGGGGGCAGACTCTTCCATCTTCCCACGTGTCCGACAGGAAGAGGTGGACAGGATACGCACGCATGTGGAGCGTAATGCTACG GAGGGCTACCGGACACTGTGTGTAGCCTACAAGCAGCTTAGTGCAGACGAGTATGCCCAAGCAGACGCAGGACTGAGGGAAGCCAGGCTGGCCCTGCAGGACCGAGAGGAGAAGCTCATGGCTGTTTACAACCAGGTGGAGACGGGCATGAGTCTCATAGGAGCTACCGCTGTGGAAGATAG GCTTCAGGAGGAGGCAGCAGAGACCATGGAGGCTCTGCAGGGGTCAGGCATGAAGGTGTGGGTGCTGACGGGGGACAAGATGGAGACGGCCAAGTCCACCTGCTATGCATGTAGGCTGTTCCAGAGGAACACGGAGCTGCTGGAGCTAACAGTGCGCACcctggaggatggagggaggaagcgGGAGGAACGACTGCATGAGCTCTTGCTTGATTACCATAAGAAAGCCGTACAGGACGCACCACCAGCCAAGGCAGGCGTCACCAG GAGCTGGTCTACAACCAACCAGGACTATGGTTTTATCATAGATGGAGCCACTCTGTCTATGGTCCTTAACTCCTCTCATGACTCCAACTCCAGTCGCTATAAGAGCCTGTTCCTTCAAATTTGTCAAAACTGCACTGCTGTGCTCTGCTGCCGTATGGCCCCTCTGCAAAAGGCACAG ATAGTGAAGATGGTGAAGAACTCTAAAGGCGGCCCCATCACCCTTTCTATCGGAGACGGAGCCAACGATGTCAGCATGATTTTGGAAGCTCACGTTGGCATCG GTATTAAGGGTAAAGAAGGCCGACAGGCAGTGAGGAACAGTGATTACGCCATCCCCAAACTCAAGCACCTCAAGAAGCTCTTACTGGCACACGGGCATCTCTACTATGTTCGCATTGCTCACCTCGTGCAATACTTCTTTTACAAG AACCTTTGCTTCATCTTACCTCAATTCTTGTACCAGTTCTTCTGTGGATATTCGCAGCAA CCCCTCTACGATGCAGCCTATCTGACGATGTACAACATCTGCTTCACCTCTATGCCCATCCTGGCCTACAGCCTTTTGGAGCAGCACATCTGCATTGAGGTTCTGCTGGACAATGCTACCCTCTACAG GGGGATTGCCAAGAATGCCATGTTGCGGTGGGGACCCTTCCTCTACTGGACTTTACTGGGAGTCTTCCATGGCttgctcttcttctttggtgtcCGATATCTCTTTAGTAACCCGGCGCTGCAGGACAATGGCCAG GTGTTTGGGAATTGGTCATATGGAACGATAGTCTTCACTGTCCTTGTCTTCACTGTCACGCTAAAG CTTGCTCTGGACACAAGGCATTGGACTTGGATCAACCACTTTGTCATCTGGGGCTCCCTggctttttatgtgtttttcagCTTCTTCTGGGGAGGCATCATATG GCCCTTCCTGAGGCAGCAGCGTTTGTACTTTGTGTTTGCCACCATGCTGAGCTCGGTGTCAGCCTGGCTGGTCATCGTCTTGCTCATCCTGCTCAGCCTACTGCCTGACATCCTGCTAGTGGTGCTCCGCAAACCCCGCGGCCCCCACGCACGACAG AAGCCGGTTGAGTCGAGCGTGGGGGGCCCCCAGTCTCCCCGGTCTTCAGCCAGGCCCCTGCTCATGAGAACCTTTTCAGATGAGTCCAATACTGTCATTTAA
- the atp11c gene encoding phospholipid-transporting ATPase 11C isoform X1: protein MLRRRLNRLLGGDERRVDSRTIYVGHRPCPATEAFIPPKFCDNRIVSSKYTVWNFLPKNLFEQFRRIANFYFLIIFLVQVIVDTPTSPVTSGLPLFFVITVTAIKQGYEDWLRHKADNEVNKYLVTVLEDGRRIRKESEKIKVGDVVEVEEDETFPCDLILLQSSRDDDTCFVTTASLDGESNHKTHYTVPDTEKDLESLNATIECEQPQPDLYKFVGRMHIYKNDQEPAVRSLGPENLLLKGATLKNTQKICGVAVYTGMETKMALNYQGKSQKRSAVEKSINAFLLVYLCILVSKALVCTTLKYVWQNKPGQDEPWYNQKTQREKDTNLYLKMFTDFLSFMVLFNFIIPVSMYVTVEMQKFLGSFFITWDKDFFDPEIQEGALVNTSDLNEELGQVEYVFTDKTGTLTQNNMEFIECCIDGFQYKYRDAGSELDGFCVTDGPVSKLQQKAGREKEDLFLRALCLCHTVQVKESAGPGQGQEDGLTDQVDGLELDGEVVRPEEQRGFIASSPDEVALVKGAMRYGFTFLGLESKNMKILNRNNDVEVYELLHVLNFDPVRRRMSVIVRSKSGDTLLFCKGADSSIFPRVRQEEVDRIRTHVERNATEGYRTLCVAYKQLSADEYAQADAGLREARLALQDREEKLMAVYNQVETGMSLIGATAVEDRLQEEAAETMEALQGSGMKVWVLTGDKMETAKSTCYACRLFQRNTELLELTVRTLEDGGRKREERLHELLLDYHKKAVQDAPPAKAGVTRSWSTTNQDYGFIIDGATLSMVLNSSHDSNSSRYKSLFLQICQNCTAVLCCRMAPLQKAQIVKMVKNSKGGPITLSIGDGANDVSMILEAHVGIGIKGKEGRQAVRNSDYAIPKLKHLKKLLLAHGHLYYVRIAHLVQYFFYKNLCFILPQFLYQFFCGYSQQPLYDAAYLTMYNICFTSMPILAYSLLEQHICIEVLLDNATLYRGIAKNAMLRWGPFLYWTLLGVFHGLLFFFGVRYLFSNPALQDNGQVFGNWSYGTIVFTVLVFTVTLKLALDTRHWTWINHFVIWGSLAFYVFFSFFWGGIIWPFLRQQRLYFVFATMLSSVSAWLVIVLLILLSLLPDILLVVLRKPRGPHARQKKPVESSVGGPQSPRSSARPLLMRTFSDESNTVI, encoded by the exons CTTGGTGGTGATGAGAGAAGGGTAGACAGTAGGACTATCTACGTTGGCCACCGGCCGTGCCCTGCCACTGAGGCATTCATCCCACCCAAGTTCTGTGATAACAGGATTGTGTCCTCCAAg tatacagtatggaACTTTCTGCCAAAGAACCTGTTTGAACAGTTTAGAAGAATTGCCAATTTCTACTTCCTTATCATCTTCCTGGTGCAG GTGATAGTGGACACCCCCACCAGCCCAGTCACCAGTGGCCTACCCTTATTTTTTGTGATCACAGTAACAGCTATCAAGCAG GGATATGAAGACTGGCTGCGGCACAAGGCAGACAACGAGGTGAATAAGTACCTGGTGACAGTGCTAGAGGACGGCCGGAGAATACGGAAGGAGAGTGAGAAAATCAAG GTTGGAgatgtggtggaggtggaggaggacgagACCTTTCCCTGTGATTTGATACTGCTGCAATCTAGCCGGGATGATGACACCTGCTTCGTGACCACAGCCAGTCTGGATGGAGAGTCCAACCATAAA ACACACTACACAGTGCCAGACACAGAGAAGGATCTGGAATCTCTCAACGCCACCATCGAGTGCGAGCAGCCGCAGCCTGACCTCTACAA GTTTGTTGGCCGAATGCACATATACAAGAACGATCAGGAGCCTGCAGTGAG GTCTTTGGGCCCAGAGAACCTGCTCCTGAAAGGGGCTACTTTGAAGAACACTCAGAAAATCTGTG GTGTTGCAGTTTACACCGGCATGGAGACAAAGATGGCTCTCAACTACCAGGGCAAGTCTCAGAAACGCTCTGCAGTAGAGAA GTCCATCAATGCCTTCCTTCTGGTTTACCTTTGCATCTTGGTGAGCAAGGCCCTGGTGTGCACTACACTCAAGTATGTGTGGCAGAACAAACCTGGGCAGGATGAGCCTTGGTACAACCAGAAGACCCAAAGAGAGAAGGACACCAATCTG TACCTGAAGATGTTCACTGACTTCCTGTCCTTCATGGTGCTCTTCAACTTCATCATCCCTGTGTCCATGTATGTGACTGTGGAGATGCAGAAGTTCTTGGGCTCCTTCTTCATCACCTGGGACAAGGACTTCTTTGACCCTGAAATCCAGGAGGGTGCACTGGTCAACACCTCAGACCTCAACGAGGAGCTGGGACAG GTGGAGTACGTCTTCACAGACAAGACAGGCACTCTCACTCAGAACAACATGGAGTTCATCGAATGCTGCATCGATGGTTTCCAATACAAGTACCGGGACGCAGGCTCAGAGTTGGACGGATTCTGTGTCACAGATGGGCCTGTGAGCAAGCTGCAGCAGAAAGCTGGCAGG GAAAAGGAAGACCTGTTTCTGCGGGCACTGTGTCTGTGCCACACAGTGCAGGTGAAGGAGTCTGCAGGACCGGGTCAGGGCCAAGAGGATGGACTGACAGACCAGGTGGATGGCTTGGAGCTGGATGGAGAGGTGGTTCGaccagaggagcagagaggcttCATAGCCTCCTCACCTGATGAGGTGGCTCTGGTCAAGGGTGCCATGAG GTATGGCTTCACATTCCTTGGTCTGGAAAGCAAGAACATGAAAATTCTGAACAGGAACAATGATGTTGAAGT GTATGAGCTGCTTCATGTGTTGAACTTTGACCCAGTGCGAAGGCGAATGAGTGTAATAGTCAGATCTAAATCAG GTGATACTCTGCTCTTCTGTAAGGGGGCAGACTCTTCCATCTTCCCACGTGTCCGACAGGAAGAGGTGGACAGGATACGCACGCATGTGGAGCGTAATGCTACG GAGGGCTACCGGACACTGTGTGTAGCCTACAAGCAGCTTAGTGCAGACGAGTATGCCCAAGCAGACGCAGGACTGAGGGAAGCCAGGCTGGCCCTGCAGGACCGAGAGGAGAAGCTCATGGCTGTTTACAACCAGGTGGAGACGGGCATGAGTCTCATAGGAGCTACCGCTGTGGAAGATAG GCTTCAGGAGGAGGCAGCAGAGACCATGGAGGCTCTGCAGGGGTCAGGCATGAAGGTGTGGGTGCTGACGGGGGACAAGATGGAGACGGCCAAGTCCACCTGCTATGCATGTAGGCTGTTCCAGAGGAACACGGAGCTGCTGGAGCTAACAGTGCGCACcctggaggatggagggaggaagcgGGAGGAACGACTGCATGAGCTCTTGCTTGATTACCATAAGAAAGCCGTACAGGACGCACCACCAGCCAAGGCAGGCGTCACCAG GAGCTGGTCTACAACCAACCAGGACTATGGTTTTATCATAGATGGAGCCACTCTGTCTATGGTCCTTAACTCCTCTCATGACTCCAACTCCAGTCGCTATAAGAGCCTGTTCCTTCAAATTTGTCAAAACTGCACTGCTGTGCTCTGCTGCCGTATGGCCCCTCTGCAAAAGGCACAG ATAGTGAAGATGGTGAAGAACTCTAAAGGCGGCCCCATCACCCTTTCTATCGGAGACGGAGCCAACGATGTCAGCATGATTTTGGAAGCTCACGTTGGCATCG GTATTAAGGGTAAAGAAGGCCGACAGGCAGTGAGGAACAGTGATTACGCCATCCCCAAACTCAAGCACCTCAAGAAGCTCTTACTGGCACACGGGCATCTCTACTATGTTCGCATTGCTCACCTCGTGCAATACTTCTTTTACAAG AACCTTTGCTTCATCTTACCTCAATTCTTGTACCAGTTCTTCTGTGGATATTCGCAGCAA CCCCTCTACGATGCAGCCTATCTGACGATGTACAACATCTGCTTCACCTCTATGCCCATCCTGGCCTACAGCCTTTTGGAGCAGCACATCTGCATTGAGGTTCTGCTGGACAATGCTACCCTCTACAG GGGGATTGCCAAGAATGCCATGTTGCGGTGGGGACCCTTCCTCTACTGGACTTTACTGGGAGTCTTCCATGGCttgctcttcttctttggtgtcCGATATCTCTTTAGTAACCCGGCGCTGCAGGACAATGGCCAG GTGTTTGGGAATTGGTCATATGGAACGATAGTCTTCACTGTCCTTGTCTTCACTGTCACGCTAAAG CTTGCTCTGGACACAAGGCATTGGACTTGGATCAACCACTTTGTCATCTGGGGCTCCCTggctttttatgtgtttttcagCTTCTTCTGGGGAGGCATCATATG GCCCTTCCTGAGGCAGCAGCGTTTGTACTTTGTGTTTGCCACCATGCTGAGCTCGGTGTCAGCCTGGCTGGTCATCGTCTTGCTCATCCTGCTCAGCCTACTGCCTGACATCCTGCTAGTGGTGCTCCGCAAACCCCGCGGCCCCCACGCACGACAG AAGAAGCCGGTTGAGTCGAGCGTGGGGGGCCCCCAGTCTCCCCGGTCTTCAGCCAGGCCCCTGCTCATGAGAACCTTTTCAGATGAGTCCAATACTGTCATTTAA
- the atp11c gene encoding phospholipid-transporting ATPase 11C isoform X3 — translation MLRRRLNRLLGGDERRVDSRTIYVGHRPCPATEAFIPPKFCDNRIVSSKYTVWNFLPKNLFEQFRRIANFYFLIIFLVQVIVDTPTSPVTSGLPLFFVITVTAIKQGYEDWLRHKADNEVNKYLVTVLEDGRRIRKESEKIKVGDVVEVEEDETFPCDLILLQSSRDDDTCFVTTASLDGESNHKTHYTVPDTEKDLESLNATIECEQPQPDLYKFVGRMHIYKNDQEPAVRSLGPENLLLKGATLKNTQKICGVAVYTGMETKMALNYQGKSQKRSAVEKSINAFLLVYLCILVSKALVCTTLKYVWQNKPGQDEPWYNQKTQREKDTNLYLKMFTDFLSFMVLFNFIIPVSMYVTVEMQKFLGSFFITWDKDFFDPEIQEGALVNTSDLNEELGQVEYVFTDKTGTLTQNNMEFIECCIDGFQYKYRDAGSELDGFCVTDGPVSKLQQKAGREKEDLFLRALCLCHTVQVKESAGPGQGQEDGLTDQVDGLELDGEVVRPEEQRGFIASSPDEVALVKGAMRYGFTFLGLESKNMKILNRNNDVEVYELLHVLNFDPVRRRMSVIVRSKSGDTLLFCKGADSSIFPRVRQEEVDRIRTHVERNATEGYRTLCVAYKQLSADEYAQADAGLREARLALQDREEKLMAVYNQVETGMSLIGATAVEDRLQEEAAETMEALQGSGMKVWVLTGDKMETAKSTCYACRLFQRNTELLELTVRTLEDGGRKREERLHELLLDYHKKAVQDAPPAKAGVTRSWSTTNQDYGFIIDGATLSMVLNSSHDSNSSRYKSLFLQICQNCTAVLCCRMAPLQKAQIVKMVKNSKGGPITLSIGDGANDVSMILEAHVGIGIKGKEGRQAVRNSDYAIPKLKHLKKLLLAHGHLYYVRIAHLVQYFFYKNLCFILPQFLYQFFCGYSQQPLYDAAYLTMYNICFTSMPILAYSLLEQHICIEVLLDNATLYRGIAKNAMLRWGPFLYWTLLGVFHGLLFFFGVRYLFSNPALQDNGQVFGNWSYGTIVFTVLVFTVTLKLALDTRHWTWINHFVIWGSLAFYVFFSFFWGGIIWPFLRQQRLYFVFATMLSSVSAWLVIVLLILLSLLPDILLVVLRKPRGPHARQLSEDCLLPTSRSQLSHHCPTST, via the exons CTTGGTGGTGATGAGAGAAGGGTAGACAGTAGGACTATCTACGTTGGCCACCGGCCGTGCCCTGCCACTGAGGCATTCATCCCACCCAAGTTCTGTGATAACAGGATTGTGTCCTCCAAg tatacagtatggaACTTTCTGCCAAAGAACCTGTTTGAACAGTTTAGAAGAATTGCCAATTTCTACTTCCTTATCATCTTCCTGGTGCAG GTGATAGTGGACACCCCCACCAGCCCAGTCACCAGTGGCCTACCCTTATTTTTTGTGATCACAGTAACAGCTATCAAGCAG GGATATGAAGACTGGCTGCGGCACAAGGCAGACAACGAGGTGAATAAGTACCTGGTGACAGTGCTAGAGGACGGCCGGAGAATACGGAAGGAGAGTGAGAAAATCAAG GTTGGAgatgtggtggaggtggaggaggacgagACCTTTCCCTGTGATTTGATACTGCTGCAATCTAGCCGGGATGATGACACCTGCTTCGTGACCACAGCCAGTCTGGATGGAGAGTCCAACCATAAA ACACACTACACAGTGCCAGACACAGAGAAGGATCTGGAATCTCTCAACGCCACCATCGAGTGCGAGCAGCCGCAGCCTGACCTCTACAA GTTTGTTGGCCGAATGCACATATACAAGAACGATCAGGAGCCTGCAGTGAG GTCTTTGGGCCCAGAGAACCTGCTCCTGAAAGGGGCTACTTTGAAGAACACTCAGAAAATCTGTG GTGTTGCAGTTTACACCGGCATGGAGACAAAGATGGCTCTCAACTACCAGGGCAAGTCTCAGAAACGCTCTGCAGTAGAGAA GTCCATCAATGCCTTCCTTCTGGTTTACCTTTGCATCTTGGTGAGCAAGGCCCTGGTGTGCACTACACTCAAGTATGTGTGGCAGAACAAACCTGGGCAGGATGAGCCTTGGTACAACCAGAAGACCCAAAGAGAGAAGGACACCAATCTG TACCTGAAGATGTTCACTGACTTCCTGTCCTTCATGGTGCTCTTCAACTTCATCATCCCTGTGTCCATGTATGTGACTGTGGAGATGCAGAAGTTCTTGGGCTCCTTCTTCATCACCTGGGACAAGGACTTCTTTGACCCTGAAATCCAGGAGGGTGCACTGGTCAACACCTCAGACCTCAACGAGGAGCTGGGACAG GTGGAGTACGTCTTCACAGACAAGACAGGCACTCTCACTCAGAACAACATGGAGTTCATCGAATGCTGCATCGATGGTTTCCAATACAAGTACCGGGACGCAGGCTCAGAGTTGGACGGATTCTGTGTCACAGATGGGCCTGTGAGCAAGCTGCAGCAGAAAGCTGGCAGG GAAAAGGAAGACCTGTTTCTGCGGGCACTGTGTCTGTGCCACACAGTGCAGGTGAAGGAGTCTGCAGGACCGGGTCAGGGCCAAGAGGATGGACTGACAGACCAGGTGGATGGCTTGGAGCTGGATGGAGAGGTGGTTCGaccagaggagcagagaggcttCATAGCCTCCTCACCTGATGAGGTGGCTCTGGTCAAGGGTGCCATGAG GTATGGCTTCACATTCCTTGGTCTGGAAAGCAAGAACATGAAAATTCTGAACAGGAACAATGATGTTGAAGT GTATGAGCTGCTTCATGTGTTGAACTTTGACCCAGTGCGAAGGCGAATGAGTGTAATAGTCAGATCTAAATCAG GTGATACTCTGCTCTTCTGTAAGGGGGCAGACTCTTCCATCTTCCCACGTGTCCGACAGGAAGAGGTGGACAGGATACGCACGCATGTGGAGCGTAATGCTACG GAGGGCTACCGGACACTGTGTGTAGCCTACAAGCAGCTTAGTGCAGACGAGTATGCCCAAGCAGACGCAGGACTGAGGGAAGCCAGGCTGGCCCTGCAGGACCGAGAGGAGAAGCTCATGGCTGTTTACAACCAGGTGGAGACGGGCATGAGTCTCATAGGAGCTACCGCTGTGGAAGATAG GCTTCAGGAGGAGGCAGCAGAGACCATGGAGGCTCTGCAGGGGTCAGGCATGAAGGTGTGGGTGCTGACGGGGGACAAGATGGAGACGGCCAAGTCCACCTGCTATGCATGTAGGCTGTTCCAGAGGAACACGGAGCTGCTGGAGCTAACAGTGCGCACcctggaggatggagggaggaagcgGGAGGAACGACTGCATGAGCTCTTGCTTGATTACCATAAGAAAGCCGTACAGGACGCACCACCAGCCAAGGCAGGCGTCACCAG GAGCTGGTCTACAACCAACCAGGACTATGGTTTTATCATAGATGGAGCCACTCTGTCTATGGTCCTTAACTCCTCTCATGACTCCAACTCCAGTCGCTATAAGAGCCTGTTCCTTCAAATTTGTCAAAACTGCACTGCTGTGCTCTGCTGCCGTATGGCCCCTCTGCAAAAGGCACAG ATAGTGAAGATGGTGAAGAACTCTAAAGGCGGCCCCATCACCCTTTCTATCGGAGACGGAGCCAACGATGTCAGCATGATTTTGGAAGCTCACGTTGGCATCG GTATTAAGGGTAAAGAAGGCCGACAGGCAGTGAGGAACAGTGATTACGCCATCCCCAAACTCAAGCACCTCAAGAAGCTCTTACTGGCACACGGGCATCTCTACTATGTTCGCATTGCTCACCTCGTGCAATACTTCTTTTACAAG AACCTTTGCTTCATCTTACCTCAATTCTTGTACCAGTTCTTCTGTGGATATTCGCAGCAA CCCCTCTACGATGCAGCCTATCTGACGATGTACAACATCTGCTTCACCTCTATGCCCATCCTGGCCTACAGCCTTTTGGAGCAGCACATCTGCATTGAGGTTCTGCTGGACAATGCTACCCTCTACAG GGGGATTGCCAAGAATGCCATGTTGCGGTGGGGACCCTTCCTCTACTGGACTTTACTGGGAGTCTTCCATGGCttgctcttcttctttggtgtcCGATATCTCTTTAGTAACCCGGCGCTGCAGGACAATGGCCAG GTGTTTGGGAATTGGTCATATGGAACGATAGTCTTCACTGTCCTTGTCTTCACTGTCACGCTAAAG CTTGCTCTGGACACAAGGCATTGGACTTGGATCAACCACTTTGTCATCTGGGGCTCCCTggctttttatgtgtttttcagCTTCTTCTGGGGAGGCATCATATG GCCCTTCCTGAGGCAGCAGCGTTTGTACTTTGTGTTTGCCACCATGCTGAGCTCGGTGTCAGCCTGGCTGGTCATCGTCTTGCTCATCCTGCTCAGCCTACTGCCTGACATCCTGCTAGTGGTGCTCCGCAAACCCCGCGGCCCCCACGCACGACAG CTGTCAGAGGACTGCCTCCTACCGACATCCAG ATCGCAGCTGTCACACCACTGTCCTACAAGCACCTGA